In Mycolicibacterium alvei, a single window of DNA contains:
- a CDS encoding SDR family NAD(P)-dependent oxidoreductase, whose amino-acid sequence MSTYSHPHSLDGHVAIVTGAARGVGKGIATALLSRGARVLVTDILDGVLANTTAEFTDAGFDVASVVADLRDADSAQRIVDAALDAFGTVNALVNNAVASAGPIPFVDIPAPEYERVHDTGPRATFRLMQAIHPVMVKGGGGSIVNLGSAAGTVGTHSFGAYASAKEAIRGMSKVAALEWGVDGIRVNVVCPLAETDGLKVLRDMAPKQYEAVVRSTSLKRIGDPTHDIGAVVAFLIGDDSAYLTGQTLLVDGGAGSFR is encoded by the coding sequence ATGTCCACCTACAGTCATCCGCACTCACTGGACGGACACGTCGCAATCGTCACCGGAGCCGCCCGCGGAGTAGGCAAAGGTATCGCCACCGCATTGCTGTCCCGCGGGGCCCGCGTACTGGTGACCGACATCCTCGATGGCGTATTGGCAAACACCACAGCCGAATTCACCGATGCCGGATTCGATGTCGCATCCGTGGTGGCGGACCTACGTGATGCTGACAGTGCCCAGCGCATCGTCGACGCCGCACTCGACGCGTTCGGCACGGTGAACGCGTTGGTCAACAACGCCGTCGCCAGCGCCGGACCCATACCGTTCGTCGACATCCCCGCACCGGAGTACGAGCGGGTCCACGACACCGGGCCACGGGCCACGTTCCGGCTCATGCAGGCGATCCACCCGGTCATGGTCAAGGGTGGCGGTGGATCCATCGTCAATCTCGGCTCGGCCGCGGGCACGGTCGGCACACACTCTTTCGGCGCGTATGCGAGCGCCAAGGAGGCGATTCGCGGTATGTCCAAAGTCGCCGCACTGGAATGGGGCGTCGACGGGATACGCGTCAACGTGGTCTGCCCGCTCGCCGAGACGGACGGCTTGAAAGTGTTGCGCGACATGGCGCCCAAGCAGTATGAGGCGGTTGTCAGGAGCACCTCACTCAAGCGAATCGGCGACCCCACCCACGACATCGGTGCCGTCGTGGCCTTCCTGATCGGCGACGATTCCGCCTACCTCACCGGACAGACACTCCTCGTCGACGGCGGGGCCGGTTCCTTCCGCTGA
- a CDS encoding glycoside hydrolase family 6 protein encodes MSSAASAVARSIAPLLTVASVVAAGLATAPAPTVRLASDGNPLEGHSFYVNPSSKAMRAAKGDPSPELQAIANTPTAYWMDHISSPAVDAKYIATAQAAGTMPILALYGIPHRDCGSYAAGGFGSAGAYKGWIDGVAAAIGGGPAAVILEPDALAMADCLSGDQREERYNLMSYAVDTLTRNPGTAVYVDAGHSRWTAADEMANRLNRVGVAKARGFSLNTANFFTTEEEIGYGDAISGMTGGKPYVIDTSRNGAGPAEGEMYWCNPSDRALGAAPTTATGNGNVDAFLWVKRPGESDGACGTGEASAGTFVNQYAIDLVRKAHG; translated from the coding sequence ATGTCCTCAGCTGCCAGCGCAGTCGCGCGGTCGATCGCTCCCCTTCTGACAGTCGCCTCGGTGGTCGCCGCGGGCCTCGCCACCGCTCCCGCGCCGACGGTGCGTCTGGCCAGCGACGGGAACCCGCTCGAGGGCCATTCGTTCTACGTCAACCCCTCGTCGAAGGCCATGCGCGCCGCGAAAGGCGACCCGAGCCCCGAGCTGCAGGCGATCGCCAACACGCCCACCGCCTACTGGATGGACCACATCTCCAGCCCCGCAGTGGACGCCAAGTACATCGCCACGGCACAGGCCGCCGGCACCATGCCGATCCTGGCGCTGTACGGCATCCCGCACCGCGACTGCGGGAGCTACGCCGCGGGTGGGTTCGGGTCGGCAGGTGCCTACAAGGGCTGGATCGACGGAGTCGCCGCCGCCATCGGCGGTGGGCCGGCCGCGGTCATCCTCGAACCCGACGCACTCGCGATGGCCGATTGCCTGTCGGGTGATCAGCGCGAGGAGCGCTACAACCTGATGAGCTACGCCGTCGACACACTGACCCGCAATCCGGGCACCGCGGTCTACGTCGATGCGGGGCACTCCCGATGGACGGCGGCCGACGAGATGGCCAACCGGCTCAACCGGGTCGGCGTCGCCAAGGCACGCGGCTTCAGCCTCAACACCGCCAACTTCTTCACCACCGAAGAGGAAATCGGTTACGGCGATGCGATTTCGGGCATGACGGGTGGCAAGCCCTACGTCATCGACACCTCGCGCAACGGTGCCGGACCGGCCGAGGGCGAGATGTACTGGTGCAACCCGAGTGACCGGGCACTCGGCGCGGCGCCGACCACGGCGACCGGAAACGGAAACGTCGACGCCTTCCTGTGGGTCAAGCGTCCCGGTGAGTCCGACGGCGCGTGTGGCACCGGCGAGGCGTCCGCGGGAACCTTCGTCAACCAGTACGCCATCGACCTGGTCCGCAAGGCGCACGGGTAG
- a CDS encoding VOC family protein — MLTDLRFCHLVVGVTDMDRALDFYRGLLGMDVVFDQLISGEPFDAAVHSSRQHEGRVVGGVVGGVTLELVSFGTSTPPGSGKRGIVGNQNIALSVTDLDATYRAVIDAGFQPAQEPFPIDRVRMFFVNDPDGTAVEFVEFPGGARSSYEMHRGADISAER; from the coding sequence ATGCTGACTGATCTACGTTTCTGCCATCTGGTTGTCGGCGTGACCGACATGGATCGGGCCCTGGACTTCTACCGGGGCCTGCTGGGCATGGATGTGGTGTTCGACCAATTGATTTCCGGTGAGCCGTTCGACGCGGCCGTGCACTCGTCCCGCCAGCACGAGGGCCGTGTTGTCGGGGGAGTGGTGGGCGGAGTCACGCTCGAACTGGTCAGCTTCGGTACGTCGACCCCGCCCGGATCGGGGAAACGCGGCATCGTGGGCAACCAGAACATCGCGTTGTCGGTCACCGATCTCGACGCCACCTACCGCGCCGTGATCGATGCGGGCTTCCAGCCCGCCCAGGAGCCGTTCCCCATCGACCGGGTTCGGATGTTCTTCGTCAACGATCCCGACGGCACCGCGGTGGAGTTCGTCGAGTTTCCCGGAGGCGCCCGCAGTAGCTATGAGATGCATCGGGGTGCAGATATCAGTGCAGAGAGGTAG
- a CDS encoding sulfotransferase family protein, producing the protein MTRWVAPARTPEALKAYAAAEQDRTSRPDRYQLGAEAIDIVIGRGTRGAGAGILGDPDEWRPGLAQYLASAEADGRLNALGALTAQRTAAGRLAARAAMTRYLQEHPETGNRSVLPPIIITGGWRTGTTFLFRLLDRDPRLRAPLPAELGAPWRLPGDLDSEERDRRLEAAAAGQYLLHVLNPTMAAVHDSGPHLPEECVLGMGTTLRNWGFAATTRLDSYATWLAGQDFAPEYAQHRRMLQILDAEDGRRWVVKAPAHTAELSHVIATYPGACIVQLHRDIVETVTSGASLFATYRSTYSDHVDGVDVGRFQTEQTELWLRRALDARATASTVTWLDVQYRDLVADPEATVQRIYAAAQMESPDIAGMLAEHHRAQPRDGKGKHRYEPAEFGIDPAELRERMRFCTE; encoded by the coding sequence GTGACCCGGTGGGTCGCGCCCGCTCGCACCCCCGAGGCGCTCAAGGCCTATGCGGCGGCCGAGCAGGACCGGACCTCCCGTCCTGACCGCTACCAACTCGGTGCCGAGGCCATCGACATCGTCATCGGCCGCGGCACCCGCGGCGCGGGTGCCGGCATTCTGGGTGACCCCGACGAGTGGCGTCCGGGTTTGGCGCAGTACCTGGCGTCAGCTGAGGCGGACGGTCGGCTCAACGCACTCGGCGCATTGACCGCCCAGCGAACGGCGGCCGGGCGGCTGGCGGCCCGGGCCGCGATGACGCGGTATCTGCAGGAACACCCCGAGACCGGGAACCGGTCGGTGCTGCCGCCGATCATCATCACCGGGGGCTGGCGCACCGGGACGACCTTCCTGTTTCGGCTCCTCGACCGCGATCCCCGATTGCGGGCGCCGCTGCCTGCCGAACTCGGCGCACCGTGGCGGCTACCAGGTGACCTCGACAGCGAGGAACGCGACCGTCGCCTCGAGGCGGCCGCCGCGGGTCAGTACCTGCTGCACGTGCTCAACCCGACGATGGCGGCCGTGCATGACTCCGGGCCGCACCTGCCCGAGGAGTGCGTACTCGGGATGGGCACCACCCTGCGCAACTGGGGCTTCGCCGCCACCACCCGCCTGGACAGCTACGCCACCTGGCTCGCCGGTCAGGATTTCGCGCCCGAATATGCACAGCACCGCCGGATGCTGCAGATCCTCGACGCCGAGGACGGCCGCCGCTGGGTCGTCAAAGCCCCGGCGCACACCGCCGAGCTCAGCCATGTCATCGCGACGTATCCGGGCGCCTGCATCGTGCAGTTGCACCGCGACATCGTGGAAACCGTCACCTCCGGCGCGAGCCTGTTCGCGACCTACCGGTCCACCTACAGTGACCACGTCGACGGGGTGGACGTGGGCAGGTTTCAAACCGAACAGACCGAGCTGTGGCTGCGGCGTGCCCTCGACGCCCGGGCTACGGCGTCGACCGTGACCTGGCTCGACGTCCAGTACCGCGACCTGGTGGCCGACCCGGAGGCGACGGTGCAGCGCATCTATGCCGCAGCGCAGATGGAATCGCCGGACATCGCCGGAATGCTCGCCGAGCATCACCGCGCCCAGCCGCGTGACGGCAAAGGAAAGCACCGCTACGAGCCCGCCGAGTTCGGTATCGACCCCGCCGAGTTACGCGAACGCATGCGGTTCTGCACCGAGTGA